A genome region from Candidatus Nealsonbacteria bacterium CG07_land_8_20_14_0_80_39_13 includes the following:
- a CDS encoding biotin transporter BioY encodes MPRTSIKAHVIVRDVVLVVSFALLTAVCAKIKLQIGIVPITMQTFAVILSGLLLGSRRGALSQITYLFGGLSGILWFSLGGGMAYLMSPTLGYIVGFIFAAFIAGKLAERGWDRKLITTGLAMIIGLSIVYFFGLLWLARFVPADRLLAAGLIPFLPGEVLKVLLAGLLLPLGWKLIGKSKKFPPEADQPMAEKIKK; translated from the coding sequence TTGCCTCGCACATCAATTAAGGCCCATGTAATTGTAAGGGATGTTGTTTTGGTGGTTTCTTTTGCTTTGCTGACTGCGGTTTGCGCTAAAATAAAACTTCAGATAGGGATCGTGCCGATAACAATGCAGACATTTGCTGTTATTCTTTCCGGACTTTTATTGGGTTCGAGAAGAGGGGCTTTATCGCAAATAACTTATTTATTCGGGGGTTTATCCGGAATTCTTTGGTTTTCTCTGGGAGGAGGAATGGCTTACTTGATGTCCCCTACCTTGGGTTATATCGTCGGTTTTATTTTTGCCGCTTTTATTGCCGGAAAATTAGCGGAGAGGGGCTGGGATAGGAAATTAATAACAACCGGCTTGGCCATGATCATCGGGCTTTCGATTGTTTATTTTTTCGGTTTATTATGGTTAGCTAGATTTGTCCCGGCAGACAGGTTATTGGCAGCCGGGTTGATTCCTTTTCTCCCCGGAGAGGTCTTGAAGGTTTTATTGGCAGGACTTTTATTGCCCCTCGGTTGGAAATTAATCGGTAAGAGTAAAAAATTTCCGCCAGAGGCGGATCAGCCTATGGCTGAAAAAATTAAAAAATAA
- a CDS encoding 3-oxoacyl-ACP reductase has translation MFKDKVVLITGSSQGIGKAIAQKFASQGAKVALNDIAFVEENLKKLVGELGNGAKYFLADISKMEDVEKMAQDIQKEFGGLNVLVNNAGICKDRTLAKMTTEEWQKVIDVNLTGVFNCSKAMLPLLIPNQGKIISLSSVNGQIGSFGQTNYAASKAGVIAFTKSLAKEIGRFGCNVNAVAPGFIETPMTENLPEEVRVGAKRLTALGRFGKPEEIANAVSFLASDEASFISGAVINVNGGLY, from the coding sequence ATGTTTAAAGACAAAGTGGTTTTGATAACAGGTTCGTCGCAGGGCATCGGCAAGGCCATAGCTCAAAAGTTCGCTTCTCAAGGAGCGAAGGTGGCTTTGAATGACATCGCTTTCGTAGAAGAAAATTTGAAAAAACTGGTTGGAGAACTCGGCAATGGCGCCAAATATTTTTTGGCAGATATCTCTAAGATGGAAGATGTTGAGAAGATGGCTCAAGATATTCAAAAAGAATTCGGCGGATTGAATGTTTTGGTTAATAACGCCGGCATCTGCAAGGACAGGACTTTGGCAAAAATGACAACAGAGGAATGGCAGAAAGTGATAGATGTTAATCTGACAGGAGTTTTTAATTGTTCAAAGGCAATGTTGCCATTGCTGATCCCCAATCAAGGAAAAATTATCAGCCTCTCTTCTGTCAATGGACAAATAGGGTCTTTCGGGCAGACAAATTACGCCGCTTCCAAGGCAGGAGTAATTGCTTTCACTAAGTCTCTGGCTAAAGAAATAGGAAGATTCGGCTGTAATGTTAATGCTGTGGCGCCGGGTTTTATTGAAACCCCGATGACGGAAAATTTGCCGGAAGAAGTAAGGGTTGGGGCCAAAAGACTTACTGCCCTTGGAAGATTCGGCAAACCGGAAGAAATCGCCAATGCCGTAAGCTTTTTAGCGTCAGACGAAGCCAGT